One window of Carassius auratus strain Wakin unplaced genomic scaffold, ASM336829v1 scaf_tig00029891, whole genome shotgun sequence genomic DNA carries:
- the LOC113079945 gene encoding chemokine XC receptor 1-like yields MKVQPTTENQHEVSNTTPEYEYDYDNLTNDTSDICIKKNAIQFATAITPIIFLIIVLFSCVGNTLVIWVLVKYENLKSLTNTFLLNLALSDLIFTFGLPFWAYYYMYGWTLGDPACKAVNFVFYTGYYSSIIFLTVLTIHRYMAVVHPMSVVMSRKSVHCYMTAILIWIISLCAAIPQARFNSVVHNDADVFMDDQNNSTTAVLLCDFAGEINWKLSSIYMQNSFFIIAFVIFAFCYTVILGRLLRPTSHTRRKTVQLILFIVVFFFLGWGPYNVAIFLDSLISWNISPFTECELSKSIDYLMYVSRMVAFSHCCLNPVFYVFMGIKFRNHLKKMLFTYCKNITETQNRHSRLIYSNGEEISMY; encoded by the coding sequence ATGAAAGTCCAACCAACCACTGAGAATCAGCATGAAGTATCGAACACTACCCCAGAGTATGAATATGATTATGACAATTTAACCAATGACACCTCTGACATCTGTATCAAGAAAAATGCCATCCAGTTTGCGACAGCCATCACTCCAATCATTTTCCTCATCATCGTTCTGTTCAGCTGTGTGGGAAACACTCTGGTCATTTGGGTCCTTGTGAAGTATGAAAATCTGAAGTCCCTCACCAACACATTTCTGTTAAATCTGGCTCTCTCTGATCTGATTTTCACCTTTGGGCTGCCCTTCTGGGCCTACTACTACATGTATGGCTGGACTCTTGGGGATCCTGCTTGCAAAGCAGTTAACTTTGTGTTCTACACGGGATATTACAGCAGCATCATCTTCCTGACGGTTTTGACCATCCACCGCTACATGGCCGTGGTTCATCCCATGTCGGTGGTCATGTCTAGGAAGAGCGTGCACTGCTATATGACAGCAATTCTCATCTGGATCATCAGTCTTTGTGCTGCTATCCCACAAGCCAGGTTCAACTCAGTTGTGCACAACGATGCTGATGTATTCATGGATGATCAAAACAACAGCACCACTGCAGTTCTGCTCTGTGATTTTGCTGGTGAAATTAATTGGAAATTGTCAAGTATATACATGCAAAATTCCTTTTTCATTATTGCTTTTGTGATCTTTGCTTTTTGCTACACTGTGATCTTGGGACGGCTGCTTCGACCAACATCTCACACTCGTAGAAAGACGGTGCAGCTCATCCTCTTCATTGTGGTGTTTTTCTTCTTGGGATGGGGGCCGTACAACGTGGCCATATTTCTGGACTCTCTGATTTCATGGAATATCTCTCCTTTTACTGAGTGTGAGCTGAGTAAATCTATAGACTATTTGATGTATGTCTCTCGGATGGTGGCTTTCTCACACTGCTGCCTGAACcctgtgttttatgtttttatgggGATAAAATTCAGAAACCACTTGAAGAAAATGTTATTTACTTACTGTAAGAACATCACAGAAACCCAGAATCGACACAGCAGGCTTATTTACTCCAATGGTGAAGAAATATCTATGTATTAG
- the LOC113079948 gene encoding FYVE and coiled-coil domain-containing protein 1-like isoform X2: MSTVGENQLQRIIRDLHDAVSELSQEHCDTGEPITDDSSSLHKFCYKLEYLLQFDQKERTTFLGSRKDYWDYFCDCLAKIKGANDGIRFVKSIPELKTSLGKGRAFIRYCLVHQRLADTLQQCLMNYKTTCEWYYERSPFLKSHLNTDIINHLYELNEVQFDVASRGHDLDSDWPTFARKTLGSAVSPAHAWKPPSRSSSVNSLQAQEFLPGQDFGSSLLGDLGELGELSCSASEDLRTELDQSELKQRELQEKIRQLTSEAADLKAVVQDLQEQLLAQGPNQKKKEDQEVVKTVKECADRLHTTTQGLEALRTTTERNLEAKLSIAENRNMELLAKLDGALSEKGQQAANYCDSAWKIQELLTKLKEAEEERIEFKREIEDRARLAEQLAQELKLQEAKLKEMEDKLNTCRVSADKERTTAMQADELQMTINRLQGALSLNERETGNLRTQLQDMQKALDTKEGQLKEHQKRIEEELQHKSVLEEQLNAKVTELSTTAQKIQQLENVNQQLTSESQSFQMQAKKLEEYKNQCTSLMEINAKLIQTVKRNEESSKELAQAKNSLERELVTIQASKKQLRTKLESAGLKVENQNLEECIQNGQMNSEETKTKQLGENSILSLEELNERATVPQENKIATSNLLREANESSRTDHGESSSRLALAEAQLELNMKEVSRLQEEVMELRAQLLLSSEEKIKIQALQEVTEASREDLRAQAEQLKSQVEELNRRHVEEMLHCREREDTLVKERDMEAHLREEIQTNLTAVREELHMLKTQNSTLALENGEARDALHRANTETAELGVHVCMLKGQNEESQLRWEELSTKLQELQMEAQEEVENLSDSMEALRKDNASLQEQLKQTEGLPEAMQKLQERLEQMEEEAKSIQEIRQREVDTLRSQLNDEAVDHQNQVQGLNEELDVLRKRLENEVEKVSSLESKVLELESANSDYSQMIEKKNALFSDSENIINQKEEQIKSLRVNLTRAEEELALTQQSCNELGVNLSRSAMEKQAIELKMSAEIDDLYRTKKNLEERLIQLIRDKDALWQKSDALEFEQKQRAEEQTDRDVTYCLSCRNHFTWMLRKHSCRFCGRPFCYYCLVNDAGVHQGGSNMRCCKDCFNQRGSGHRDLGSPLRSAHSPISSPTRTSTPGSLKSPRPDDTAYAIITEEEVNCVHDSDSLYYTALQPSETQQLSRSDITSTEDSDELIGSVQDAEICLLKSGEMTLSVPFSVEDVVQFGDKSRELFVKSSCYSVILITATHPGLTISWVFSSEPKSIAFSVVYRENLDTPPEQAKVLIPLTRCNSHKETIQGQLKVRNPGEYTLIFDNSFSRFLSKKVQYQLSLEKPEVCNGSDCSS, translated from the exons ATGAGTACAGTGGGAGAAAATCAGCTGCAGAGAATCATCAGAGATCTGCATG ATGCTGTTTCTGAGTTGAGCCAAGAACATTGTGATACTGGCGAACCCATCACAGATGACAGCTCCAGCCTTCACAAGTTCTGCTATAAGCTGGAGTACCTTCTGCAG TTTGACCAGAAAGAGAGGACAACATTTCTGGGCAGCAGGAAAGACTACTGGGACTACTTCTGTGACTGCTTGGCCAAGATTAAAGGGGCTAATGACGGCATTCGCTTTGTCAAATCAATCCCCGAG CTGAAAACATCATTAGGAAAAGGACGGGCTTTCATTCGCTACTGTCTGGTGCACCAAAGGCTGGCAGACACGCTTCAGCAATGTCTTATGAACTACAAAACCACATG TGAGTGGTATTATGAACGCAGTCCCTTCTTAAAGTCCCATCTGAACACTGATATCATCAACCATCTGTATGAACTCAATGAGGTCCAGTTTGATGTAGCATCCCGAGGTCACGACCTTGACTCTGACTGGCCCACTTTTGCAAG AAAGACTCTGGGATCAGCTGTCTCACCCGCCCATGCGTGGAAACCACCCAGTCGCTCCTCTAGTGTCAACAGTCTG CAAGCTCAAGAGTTTCTTCCAGGCCAAGATTTTGGCTCTAGTCTTCTGGGTGATCTCGGGGAATTAGGTGAGTTGTCCTGTAGTGCTTCTGAGGACCTGCGCACTGAGCTCGACCAATCAGAGTTGAAGCAACGGGAGCTCCAAGAGAAGATCAGGCAACTCACCAGTGAAGCAGCTGATCTGAAGGCCGTGGTCCAAGACCTGCAGGAGCAACTCTTGGCTCAAGGTCCtaaccaaaagaaaaaagaagatcaGGAGGTGGTGAAAACTGTTAAAGAGTGTGCAGATCGTCTCCATACCACCACACAGGGACTGGAGGCTCTACGGACAACAACAGAACGCAACCTAGAAGCCAAACTGAGCATTGCAGAGAACAGAAACATGGAGTTGTTAGCAAAACTTGACGGAGCTCTGAGCGAAAAAGGACAGCAGGCAGCCAACTACTGTGACTCGGCTTGGAAAATCCAAGAGCTCCTCACCAAGCTAAAGGAGGCAGAGGAAGAGAGGATTGAGTTTAAACGAGAAATCGAAGATCGGGCGAGACTAGCTGAGCAACTTGCTCAGGAGCTGAAGCTTCAGGAAGCGAAACTAAAGGAGATGGAAGACAAACTGAACACTTGTAGAGTGTCTGCCGACAAAGAACGAACTACCGCAATGCAGGCTGATGAGTTGCAGATGACCATCAACCGCCTTCAAGGAGCTCTTTCTCTGAACGAGCGGGAAACAGGGAACCTACGGACTCAGCTGCAGGACATGCAGAAAGCACTGGATACCAAGGAAGGTCAACTAAAGGAGCACCAGAAAAGGATAGAAGAGGAGTTACAACATAAAAGTGTGCTTGAAGAACAACTAAATGCAAAGGTGACTGAGTTGTCCACCACTGCCCAAAAGATCCAGCAACTAGAGAATGTCAACCAGCAGTTGACTTCAGAAAGTCAGAGCTTCCAAATGCAAGCCAAGAAACTGGAAGAGTACAAGAACCAATGCACAAGTTTAATGGAGATCAATGCCAAGCTGATCCAAACGGTGAAGAGAAATGAAGAGAGCAGCAAGGAGCTGGCGCAAGCCAAGAActctcttgagagagaactggttaCCATACAAGCCTCTAAGAAGCAACTGAGAACCAAATTAGAGTCAGCTGGATTGAAAGTGGAGAACCAAAATCTTGAGGAGTGCATACAGAACGGCCAGATGAACAGCGAGGAAACCAAAACCAAACAACTTGGAGAGAATAGTATATTAAGCCTGGAAGAACTAAATGAGAGAGCTACAGTCCCCCAGGAGAACAAAATTGCTACTTCTAATCTCCTTCGGGAGGCTAATGAATCCTCAAGGACTGATCATGGAGAATCCTCTTCTAGGTTGGCTTTGGCTGAGGCCCAACTTGAGCTCAACATGAAGGAGGTTTCCAGACTCCAGGAAGAGGTCATGGAGCTCCGGGCACAGCTATTGTTGAGCTCAGAGGAGAAAATAAAGATCCAGGCTCTGCAGGAAGTGACGGAAGCCTCCAGAGAAGATCTCCGGGCTCAGGCGGAGCAACTAAAGTCCCAGGTGGAAGAGCTAAACCGTAGGCATGTGGAGGAAATGCTGCActgcagagaaagagaggacACTCTGGTAAAGGAAAGGGATATGGAGGCCCATTTGCGGGAGGAAATCCAAACAAACCTGACTGCCGTGAGAGAAGAGCTTCACATGTTGAAGACGCAGAACAGCACGCTTGCGCTTGAGAATGGAGAGGCTCGCGATGCATTACACAGGGCCAACACTGAGACAGCAGAGCTTGGGGTTCATGTTTGCATGCTGAAGGGACAGAATGAGGAGTCTCAGTTGCGATGGGAAGAGCTTTCTACCAAACTTCAAGAGCTACAGATGGAGGCGCAGGAAGAGGTGGAAAATCTAAGTGATTCAATGGAGGCCTTGAGAAAAGATAATGCAAGTCTCCAAGAGCAGCTAAAACAAACTGAAGGACTCCCGGAAGCCATGCAGAAGTTGCAGGAGAGACTTGAACAGATGGAAGAAGAAGCCAAAAGCATCCAAGAGATACGACAAAGGGAAGTGGACACACTGAGGTCCCAGTTGAACGATGAAGCTGTGGACCATCAAAATCAAGTGCAG GGTCTGAATGAAGAACTAGACGTACTGAGGAAGAGGCTGGAGAATGAAGTAGAGAAAGTCTCAAGTCTTGAGTCCAAAGTTTTGGAGCTTGAG tctGCAAACAGTGATTACAGTCAGATGATCGAAAAGAAAAATGCCCTCTTCAGTGATTCCGAAAATATAATTAATCAGAAAGAGGAACAGATAAAAAGCCTCAGAGTGAACTTAACAAG AGCTGAGGAGGAACTGGCTCTTACTCAGCAGTCCTGTAATGAACTAGGTGTTAACTTAAGCAGAAGTGCAATGGAGAAGCAAGCCATTGAACTGAAGATGTCTGCTGAGATAGATGACCTTTATCGTACCAAAAAGAATCTTGAAGAGAGGCTCATTCAGCTCATAAG GGATAAAGATGCTTTATGGCAGAAGTCTGATGCACTGGAGTTTGAACAGAAACAGAGGGCTgaggaacagacagacagagacgtcACATACTGCCTGAGCTGCCGTAACCACTTCACCTGGATGCTGCGCAAACATAGCTGCAG GTTCTGTGGGCGCCCATTCTGTTACTACTGCCTTGTTAATGATGCAGGCGTCCACCAGGGCGGCAGCAACATGCGCTGTTGTAAGGACTGCTTTAATCAGCGCGGCTCTGGACACAGGGACCTGGGCAGTCCTTTACGTTCAGCCCACAGCCCAATATCAAGCCCCACACGAACCAGCACACCAG GGTCATTGAAATCCCCTCGGCCTGATGACACCGCTTATGCCATCATCACAGAGGAGGAAGTAAACTGTGTCCATGACAGTGATTCTTTATACTACACTGCTTTGCAGCCCTCGGAGACACAACAGCT AAGCAGAAGTGACATCACCAGCACTGAAGATTCAGACGAGCTGATTGGCTCCGTTCAGGATGCTGAGATCTGTCTGTTAAAATCTGGAGAGATGAC GCTGTCTGTGCCGTTCAGTGTGGAGGATGTGGTTCAGTTTGGCGATAAGTCCAGAGAACTCTTCGTCAAGTCCAGCTGTTACAGTGTGATTCTCATAACCGCTACACATCCAGGCCTTACGATCAGCTGGGTCTTCTCCTCTGAACCCAAGAGCATCGCCTTCAGCGTGGTGTACAGAGAGAACCTAGACACACCTCCAGAACAGGCCAAG gtTCTGATCCCTCTGACAAGATGTAACTCTCATAAAGAAACAATTCAGGGTCAGCTGAAGGTCAGGAACCCTGGAGAATACACCCTTATCTTTGACAACTCCTTCTCAAG GTTCCTCTCAAAGAAAGTCCAGTACCAACTGAGTTTAGAGAAGCCAGAGGTCTGCAATGGAAGTGATTGTTCTTCATAG
- the LOC113079948 gene encoding FYVE and coiled-coil domain-containing protein 1-like isoform X1 — MSTVGENQLQRIIRDLHDAVSELSQEHCDTGEPITDDSSSLHKFCYKLEYLLQFDQKERTTFLGSRKDYWDYFCDCLAKIKGANDGIRFVKSIPELKTSLGKGRAFIRYCLVHQRLADTLQQCLMNYKTTCEWYYERSPFLKSHLNTDIINHLYELNEVQFDVASRGHDLDSDWPTFARKTLGSAVSPAHAWKPPSRSSSVNSLVSTYSQQAQEFLPGQDFGSSLLGDLGELGELSCSASEDLRTELDQSELKQRELQEKIRQLTSEAADLKAVVQDLQEQLLAQGPNQKKKEDQEVVKTVKECADRLHTTTQGLEALRTTTERNLEAKLSIAENRNMELLAKLDGALSEKGQQAANYCDSAWKIQELLTKLKEAEEERIEFKREIEDRARLAEQLAQELKLQEAKLKEMEDKLNTCRVSADKERTTAMQADELQMTINRLQGALSLNERETGNLRTQLQDMQKALDTKEGQLKEHQKRIEEELQHKSVLEEQLNAKVTELSTTAQKIQQLENVNQQLTSESQSFQMQAKKLEEYKNQCTSLMEINAKLIQTVKRNEESSKELAQAKNSLERELVTIQASKKQLRTKLESAGLKVENQNLEECIQNGQMNSEETKTKQLGENSILSLEELNERATVPQENKIATSNLLREANESSRTDHGESSSRLALAEAQLELNMKEVSRLQEEVMELRAQLLLSSEEKIKIQALQEVTEASREDLRAQAEQLKSQVEELNRRHVEEMLHCREREDTLVKERDMEAHLREEIQTNLTAVREELHMLKTQNSTLALENGEARDALHRANTETAELGVHVCMLKGQNEESQLRWEELSTKLQELQMEAQEEVENLSDSMEALRKDNASLQEQLKQTEGLPEAMQKLQERLEQMEEEAKSIQEIRQREVDTLRSQLNDEAVDHQNQVQGLNEELDVLRKRLENEVEKVSSLESKVLELESANSDYSQMIEKKNALFSDSENIINQKEEQIKSLRVNLTRAEEELALTQQSCNELGVNLSRSAMEKQAIELKMSAEIDDLYRTKKNLEERLIQLIRDKDALWQKSDALEFEQKQRAEEQTDRDVTYCLSCRNHFTWMLRKHSCRFCGRPFCYYCLVNDAGVHQGGSNMRCCKDCFNQRGSGHRDLGSPLRSAHSPISSPTRTSTPGSLKSPRPDDTAYAIITEEEVNCVHDSDSLYYTALQPSETQQLSRSDITSTEDSDELIGSVQDAEICLLKSGEMTLSVPFSVEDVVQFGDKSRELFVKSSCYSVILITATHPGLTISWVFSSEPKSIAFSVVYRENLDTPPEQAKVLIPLTRCNSHKETIQGQLKVRNPGEYTLIFDNSFSRFLSKKVQYQLSLEKPEVCNGSDCSS; from the exons ATGAGTACAGTGGGAGAAAATCAGCTGCAGAGAATCATCAGAGATCTGCATG ATGCTGTTTCTGAGTTGAGCCAAGAACATTGTGATACTGGCGAACCCATCACAGATGACAGCTCCAGCCTTCACAAGTTCTGCTATAAGCTGGAGTACCTTCTGCAG TTTGACCAGAAAGAGAGGACAACATTTCTGGGCAGCAGGAAAGACTACTGGGACTACTTCTGTGACTGCTTGGCCAAGATTAAAGGGGCTAATGACGGCATTCGCTTTGTCAAATCAATCCCCGAG CTGAAAACATCATTAGGAAAAGGACGGGCTTTCATTCGCTACTGTCTGGTGCACCAAAGGCTGGCAGACACGCTTCAGCAATGTCTTATGAACTACAAAACCACATG TGAGTGGTATTATGAACGCAGTCCCTTCTTAAAGTCCCATCTGAACACTGATATCATCAACCATCTGTATGAACTCAATGAGGTCCAGTTTGATGTAGCATCCCGAGGTCACGACCTTGACTCTGACTGGCCCACTTTTGCAAG AAAGACTCTGGGATCAGCTGTCTCACCCGCCCATGCGTGGAAACCACCCAGTCGCTCCTCTAGTGTCAACAGTCTGGTTAGCACTTACTCACAG CAAGCTCAAGAGTTTCTTCCAGGCCAAGATTTTGGCTCTAGTCTTCTGGGTGATCTCGGGGAATTAGGTGAGTTGTCCTGTAGTGCTTCTGAGGACCTGCGCACTGAGCTCGACCAATCAGAGTTGAAGCAACGGGAGCTCCAAGAGAAGATCAGGCAACTCACCAGTGAAGCAGCTGATCTGAAGGCCGTGGTCCAAGACCTGCAGGAGCAACTCTTGGCTCAAGGTCCtaaccaaaagaaaaaagaagatcaGGAGGTGGTGAAAACTGTTAAAGAGTGTGCAGATCGTCTCCATACCACCACACAGGGACTGGAGGCTCTACGGACAACAACAGAACGCAACCTAGAAGCCAAACTGAGCATTGCAGAGAACAGAAACATGGAGTTGTTAGCAAAACTTGACGGAGCTCTGAGCGAAAAAGGACAGCAGGCAGCCAACTACTGTGACTCGGCTTGGAAAATCCAAGAGCTCCTCACCAAGCTAAAGGAGGCAGAGGAAGAGAGGATTGAGTTTAAACGAGAAATCGAAGATCGGGCGAGACTAGCTGAGCAACTTGCTCAGGAGCTGAAGCTTCAGGAAGCGAAACTAAAGGAGATGGAAGACAAACTGAACACTTGTAGAGTGTCTGCCGACAAAGAACGAACTACCGCAATGCAGGCTGATGAGTTGCAGATGACCATCAACCGCCTTCAAGGAGCTCTTTCTCTGAACGAGCGGGAAACAGGGAACCTACGGACTCAGCTGCAGGACATGCAGAAAGCACTGGATACCAAGGAAGGTCAACTAAAGGAGCACCAGAAAAGGATAGAAGAGGAGTTACAACATAAAAGTGTGCTTGAAGAACAACTAAATGCAAAGGTGACTGAGTTGTCCACCACTGCCCAAAAGATCCAGCAACTAGAGAATGTCAACCAGCAGTTGACTTCAGAAAGTCAGAGCTTCCAAATGCAAGCCAAGAAACTGGAAGAGTACAAGAACCAATGCACAAGTTTAATGGAGATCAATGCCAAGCTGATCCAAACGGTGAAGAGAAATGAAGAGAGCAGCAAGGAGCTGGCGCAAGCCAAGAActctcttgagagagaactggttaCCATACAAGCCTCTAAGAAGCAACTGAGAACCAAATTAGAGTCAGCTGGATTGAAAGTGGAGAACCAAAATCTTGAGGAGTGCATACAGAACGGCCAGATGAACAGCGAGGAAACCAAAACCAAACAACTTGGAGAGAATAGTATATTAAGCCTGGAAGAACTAAATGAGAGAGCTACAGTCCCCCAGGAGAACAAAATTGCTACTTCTAATCTCCTTCGGGAGGCTAATGAATCCTCAAGGACTGATCATGGAGAATCCTCTTCTAGGTTGGCTTTGGCTGAGGCCCAACTTGAGCTCAACATGAAGGAGGTTTCCAGACTCCAGGAAGAGGTCATGGAGCTCCGGGCACAGCTATTGTTGAGCTCAGAGGAGAAAATAAAGATCCAGGCTCTGCAGGAAGTGACGGAAGCCTCCAGAGAAGATCTCCGGGCTCAGGCGGAGCAACTAAAGTCCCAGGTGGAAGAGCTAAACCGTAGGCATGTGGAGGAAATGCTGCActgcagagaaagagaggacACTCTGGTAAAGGAAAGGGATATGGAGGCCCATTTGCGGGAGGAAATCCAAACAAACCTGACTGCCGTGAGAGAAGAGCTTCACATGTTGAAGACGCAGAACAGCACGCTTGCGCTTGAGAATGGAGAGGCTCGCGATGCATTACACAGGGCCAACACTGAGACAGCAGAGCTTGGGGTTCATGTTTGCATGCTGAAGGGACAGAATGAGGAGTCTCAGTTGCGATGGGAAGAGCTTTCTACCAAACTTCAAGAGCTACAGATGGAGGCGCAGGAAGAGGTGGAAAATCTAAGTGATTCAATGGAGGCCTTGAGAAAAGATAATGCAAGTCTCCAAGAGCAGCTAAAACAAACTGAAGGACTCCCGGAAGCCATGCAGAAGTTGCAGGAGAGACTTGAACAGATGGAAGAAGAAGCCAAAAGCATCCAAGAGATACGACAAAGGGAAGTGGACACACTGAGGTCCCAGTTGAACGATGAAGCTGTGGACCATCAAAATCAAGTGCAG GGTCTGAATGAAGAACTAGACGTACTGAGGAAGAGGCTGGAGAATGAAGTAGAGAAAGTCTCAAGTCTTGAGTCCAAAGTTTTGGAGCTTGAG tctGCAAACAGTGATTACAGTCAGATGATCGAAAAGAAAAATGCCCTCTTCAGTGATTCCGAAAATATAATTAATCAGAAAGAGGAACAGATAAAAAGCCTCAGAGTGAACTTAACAAG AGCTGAGGAGGAACTGGCTCTTACTCAGCAGTCCTGTAATGAACTAGGTGTTAACTTAAGCAGAAGTGCAATGGAGAAGCAAGCCATTGAACTGAAGATGTCTGCTGAGATAGATGACCTTTATCGTACCAAAAAGAATCTTGAAGAGAGGCTCATTCAGCTCATAAG GGATAAAGATGCTTTATGGCAGAAGTCTGATGCACTGGAGTTTGAACAGAAACAGAGGGCTgaggaacagacagacagagacgtcACATACTGCCTGAGCTGCCGTAACCACTTCACCTGGATGCTGCGCAAACATAGCTGCAG GTTCTGTGGGCGCCCATTCTGTTACTACTGCCTTGTTAATGATGCAGGCGTCCACCAGGGCGGCAGCAACATGCGCTGTTGTAAGGACTGCTTTAATCAGCGCGGCTCTGGACACAGGGACCTGGGCAGTCCTTTACGTTCAGCCCACAGCCCAATATCAAGCCCCACACGAACCAGCACACCAG GGTCATTGAAATCCCCTCGGCCTGATGACACCGCTTATGCCATCATCACAGAGGAGGAAGTAAACTGTGTCCATGACAGTGATTCTTTATACTACACTGCTTTGCAGCCCTCGGAGACACAACAGCT AAGCAGAAGTGACATCACCAGCACTGAAGATTCAGACGAGCTGATTGGCTCCGTTCAGGATGCTGAGATCTGTCTGTTAAAATCTGGAGAGATGAC GCTGTCTGTGCCGTTCAGTGTGGAGGATGTGGTTCAGTTTGGCGATAAGTCCAGAGAACTCTTCGTCAAGTCCAGCTGTTACAGTGTGATTCTCATAACCGCTACACATCCAGGCCTTACGATCAGCTGGGTCTTCTCCTCTGAACCCAAGAGCATCGCCTTCAGCGTGGTGTACAGAGAGAACCTAGACACACCTCCAGAACAGGCCAAG gtTCTGATCCCTCTGACAAGATGTAACTCTCATAAAGAAACAATTCAGGGTCAGCTGAAGGTCAGGAACCCTGGAGAATACACCCTTATCTTTGACAACTCCTTCTCAAG GTTCCTCTCAAAGAAAGTCCAGTACCAACTGAGTTTAGAGAAGCCAGAGGTCTGCAATGGAAGTGATTGTTCTTCATAG